From the genome of Winogradskyella forsetii, one region includes:
- a CDS encoding VOC family protein: MKLGAFSISLAVKDIKASKAFYEALGFSVFAGDLEKNYLIMKNESSLIGLFQGMFENNILTFNPGWDQDANTLEKFDDVRDIQEHLKSKEVTFASEIEAADSGPASFVVWNV, encoded by the coding sequence ATGAAATTAGGAGCCTTCTCCATAAGCCTTGCCGTAAAAGATATCAAAGCCTCAAAAGCATTCTACGAAGCCTTAGGGTTCTCAGTTTTTGCTGGAGATTTGGAAAAAAATTACCTCATTATGAAAAATGAATCATCGCTCATTGGGCTTTTCCAAGGGATGTTTGAAAATAATATTCTAACCTTTAATCCGGGTTGGGATCAAGATGCTAATACGCTCGAAAAATTTGATGACGTGAGAGACATTCAAGAGCATTTAAAATCAAAAGAGGTCACATTTGCAAGTGAGATAGAAGCCGCTGATTCTGGACCGGCAAGTTTTGTGGTATGGAATGTCTAG